From the genome of Pseudomonas putida:
GTTTGCTGCCGACCATGTTCCATGGCGCCTGGCTCACGTCCGAGGAAGTGCGCGACCTCACGTTCACCCTGGCCCGCCTGAACACGTACACCGCGCGTGACTCGACCGACCGCCAGGACATCCGCGTGCATTGCAAGAACAAGCGCTATGCCTGCGACATCGAGGCCGACCACTTCGACTTGGCTGGCCTCGACTACCGCTTCAATGACCGGGTCAGTGCCCAGTACCAGGTCTCCAAGCTCGAGAACATCTATCGCCAGCATTTCCTTGGCCTGGTTGCCACCCAGCCGCTCGCGGCAGGCAACCTGTTCGCGGACCTGCGCGTCATCAAGAGTGACGACATCGGCAATGCCCGCGCCGGCGAAATCGATCACCGCGCCTTCAGTGGAATGCTCGGTTACAGCCTGGGCGGGCACAAGGTCAGCGCCGGTTGGCAGCGCATGTATGGCCAGAGCGCCATGCCCTATCTCGATGGCACCAACCCGTATCTGGTCAACTACGCCCAGGTCAACGATTTCGCCGCTGCCCAGGAACGCTCCTGGCAATTGCGCTACGACTACGACTTCAAGGCACTCGGCGTGCCGGGCCTGTCGTTCTTCACCCGCTACATCAACGGAGACCACATCAAGGTCCCGGGCAGCCCGGACCAGGGCAAAGAATGGGAGCGCGACACCGAGTTCAAGTACCAGGTGCAAAGCGGCACCTTCAAGGATGTCAGCGTGCGCCTGCGCAACTCGACCTATCGCAGCAACTACGAGAAATGGGCGCGTGACATGGACGAAACCCGGGTAATCGTCAGCTACAACTTCTCGATCTTCTAGGGCGCTTTGCCAAACCCCTGCACTGGGCCGAGAATGGCCCCAGGTTGAAGTGGGGCAGGACGATGAAAGAGCTGTTGCTGATTGGCATCGGGCCGGGCGATCCGCGCCAGGTCACCTTTGAGGCGGTCGACGCCATGCGCCGCGCCTCGGTGTTCTTCGTGCTCGACAAAGGCCATGGCAAGGACGCGTTGATGCAGCTGCGCAAGGCGATCCTCGCGCGCTACCGTCCCGAAGGGGGCTATCGGCTCGTGCAGGTGGCCGACCCCAGGCGAGAGGAAGGTGCGACCGATTACGTCGCGGCGGTGCAGCACTGGCATCGCCAGCGTGCAGCCGTGTATGGGCGCTTGCTCGGAGACGAACTGGCAGCAGGTGAGGTCGGTGCGTTCCTGCTGTGGGGCGAGCCTGGGCTGTACGACAGTACCCTGCGCATACTCGACCTGGTTCGCCAGGCCGGCACGCCTTTGCGGTTGGAAGTCATCCCGGGAATCAGCAGCGTCCAGGCCCTGGCGGCGCGCCACCAGGTGCCGCTCAACCGAATCGGTGAGCCACTGACGGTATTGCCCGGGCGGCGCTTGGCTGCGCAGGGGCGGGTCGACAACGTGGCGGTGATGCTCGACGGGCAATGCGCGTTTGCGCAACTCGACGATCCTGGGCTAACGATCTACTGGGGCGCCTACTTGGGCACCGAGGACGAGGTATTGATCACCGGGCCGTTGACTGAGGTGAAAGCCCGGATTCTGGAGATTCGCGAGCGTGAGCGGCGACGCAAGGGCTGGGTCATGGACACTTACCTGTTGCGCCGAGAGCTGGGCTAGATGGATTCGGGAGGGGGGAGGATCTCCTTCACCTTGTCGCGCAGTTGATCGATACTGAATGGTTTGCCTATCAGGTACATACCCTCCGGAACCTTGACGGATTCGGCGTAGCCACTGGCGAACAGAATCGGCAGCTGCGGACGGATTTCGCGCGCCCTGCCGGCCAGCTCCTCGCCACGCATGTCGGGCAGGCCGACGTCGGTCATCAGCAAAGCCAGTTTCTGGCTGGGGTCTTGCAATACTTCAAGGGCCACGGCGGCGTTTTCCGCTTCGATGGTTTGGTAGCCCAATTCATCGAGCACTTCGACCATCAGCATGCGTACGATGTCGTCGTCTTCGACGACCAGAAGGTGCTGCGGGGGCTGCATGGTTCGATCCTGTACATAAGTAAATGTCTTTATTCTGTGCGCAGCGAGGCGGCAGAAGTTCCATGAGGATACAGATCGTGCGAATCGGATGGAACGATTGGCACACCACACCTTCAAATACTGGCTAAATGCCCTGCCGAAGCCGGCAAAGCTGGTTAGACTCGCATTAGCCGGGCAACAAAGCGGCACAAGCACACAAGCGACTTCGGCCATGCCGATCAATGGATTTTTCGTTCGGGCGTTACTACATGATTCAAGCAGCCTCGATGGACCAGCAAAGTTTCCGCAAGCTGTTGAGCCGTAACATCGGCCTGCCCCTGGGGGTAGGCTTGCTGGGGGCCGTGGCATTCGTCGCGGTCATCTATTACCTGCTCTCAGCGATGCAGTGGGTGGAACATACCGATCGGGTGATCGGCAATGCCAACGAGACCGTCAAGCTGTCCATCGACATGGAAACCGGCATGCGCGGTTTTCTCATCACCGGCGACGAACGCTTCCTCGACCCGTATGAAGTCGCAAAACCGCGTATCTTCAGCAGCCTGCAGAGCTTGCGGGCAATGGTCGAGGACAACGCGCCGCAAGTCGATCGCATCGACCGCCTGATCGGCCTGCAAAATGCCTGGAACGATTTCGGTGGCGAAATGATCAGGCTGCGGCGCGATCAGGGCGACTACCAAGCGTTGATCGGCAATGGCCGTGGCAAGCGGATCACCGATGAAATCCGCAAGGAGTTCGATGATTTCATCGCCACCGAACAGCAACTGCGTATGGCGCGCAACGAAAAGGTCAGCTCGGTCACCACGCTGATCAT
Proteins encoded in this window:
- a CDS encoding OprD family porin, which produces MFAPFPPLPGRRVAGLLLLCAGAQAQASGFIEDSSAKLEARTIYFNRDFRDGHSSSSQGASKREEAAQGFILNVQSGYTQGPVGFGVDALGMIGFKLDSSPADSNSGLLPSSGHGPRGSADQYAKMGLAAKVKVSNTVLKYGSMMPDVPLLKYNDGRLLPTMFHGAWLTSEEVRDLTFTLARLNTYTARDSTDRQDIRVHCKNKRYACDIEADHFDLAGLDYRFNDRVSAQYQVSKLENIYRQHFLGLVATQPLAAGNLFADLRVIKSDDIGNARAGEIDHRAFSGMLGYSLGGHKVSAGWQRMYGQSAMPYLDGTNPYLVNYAQVNDFAAAQERSWQLRYDYDFKALGVPGLSFFTRYINGDHIKVPGSPDQGKEWERDTEFKYQVQSGTFKDVSVRLRNSTYRSNYEKWARDMDETRVIVSYNFSIF
- a CDS encoding response regulator, producing the protein MQPPQHLLVVEDDDIVRMLMVEVLDELGYQTIEAENAAVALEVLQDPSQKLALLMTDVGLPDMRGEELAGRAREIRPQLPILFASGYAESVKVPEGMYLIGKPFSIDQLRDKVKEILPPPESI
- the cobF gene encoding precorrin-6A synthase (deacetylating); this encodes MKELLLIGIGPGDPRQVTFEAVDAMRRASVFFVLDKGHGKDALMQLRKAILARYRPEGGYRLVQVADPRREEGATDYVAAVQHWHRQRAAVYGRLLGDELAAGEVGAFLLWGEPGLYDSTLRILDLVRQAGTPLRLEVIPGISSVQALAARHQVPLNRIGEPLTVLPGRRLAAQGRVDNVAVMLDGQCAFAQLDDPGLTIYWGAYLGTEDEVLITGPLTEVKARILEIRERERRRKGWVMDTYLLRRELG